The genome window attTTCAATGTGATATAGTCCCATTACTTTACTTttgcttttgtattccttacaaCTAAGtctatatcatcaaagatgcctatgaaatttagatggaaaaaagttccaccaatattttttcctcttaagtatttgagagtttctggtctaacatccaggtcgttgatccatttggagtttacttttgtttctggtgagatatagtgattcagtttcattcttctgcatggagAACATATTTCTGAAGATTAATAAGCCTGTGTTAAAGCAATGAGGAAGAGTGTTGTGAATTAATATTGATGACAAACTATACACAATTTACAGGCTTCTGCTGGGCAGTTTTCATAGTGGGATGGGTGCCAAAGCAATGTGTTTATTTGTCTTCCTGAGTATATTATAAGATGGCCTTGGGGTGTCTTCTAGCTCTGTGTTCAGAAGGAAGGCTCTTTCTTGAGAGTCAGACTTTCTGGGTTAAAGATCTTCTCAGTAGCTGGTAATTTTGTGCCACGCTTCACTTCTCTTAACCTCAAAGCTAGATATATTTTATAATGGTACCTTTTTCATATGGTGGTTAGGTTTTGGTGAACTGAATGCATTTAAAGGACTTAGCACAGAATGACACAAAATTATTGCTAATTAGTATTTCTCCTAATGTTATCTGACTTCAACATGATCAACCAATGTCCCTGCTTCTTGTCTTTCAGGTAGGAGGTGTGCAGTCTTTGGGGGGAACTGGAGCACTTCGAATTGGAGCTGAGTTCCTAGCGCGGTGGTACAATGGAACCAACAACAAGAACACGCCTGTCTATGTGTCCTCACCCACCTGGGGTGAGTCCTGTAGCTGTAGCATGAGGAGAGACAGAAGTTGGGGGGAATTATGCTTGTGACTCAATCATATTCATTGAAAATGTGACCCAGCTGACATTTGGGTGTGGTTTGAGCAGTGGATGATGGTAGTATATGAGTAACATGATACTCAAGTTCAGATTAAAATACTTTTCCCCAAGACACTTGGTAGACTTGTATTTTAACATATGTTGGAACTTCAGAGGAGGCCTAAAATGTAAATCCAGGAAATCCCATTGTAGTAGGATATACGTTTAGCTTGAATAAAACTGGATAACCTGGTCTTCCTTACAGTCATTCTTCTAAATCTTAATCCCTTTACCTTGGTGTTGCCAGTGAACATTTAACCTGTGAAGGCCCTGGAAACTGATCTGTGTGTCCTTTTCAGCCATGCCTCCCTACACTGGTTAAAGATTTAATGTTTCACCCCTTTGCTTGCAGAGAATCATAATGGCGTATTTGCTGCCGCTGGATTTACAGACATTCGTTCCTATCACTACTGGGATGCAGCGAAGAGAGGACTTGACCTCGAGGGTTTCTTGAATGATCTGGAGGTGGGTAGCAAGAAGAAAAATCAAATGGAATCCCAAAGTGGCAGAAGGAGCAGGGAAGTCTCTAGATCAGTCGACTAGTGGGTCTGAAATATCTTTCCTAAGCCAGATGGTGCTTTTTCTAAAATAGGATGTAAGTGTGTTGCCCCTCACACTGTCTTCCTACTTTCTGGCCAGCATCAGAGCTGCTGTAACTTTCTTTTCCTTAGAATGCTCCGGAGTTCTCCATTTTTGTGCTCCACGCCTGTGCACACAACCCAACAGGGACTGACCCAACTCCTGAGCAGTGGAAGAAGATTGCCTCTGTCATGAAGGTAACTGCCTTTCCAGAACATCTCTTAAAAAACTACGTATCTTATCTAGTGTACTCAGAAGCAATACCTGCTTACTGAAGAATGCAGAACCTCCcagactccccccccaaaaaaataaaaaagaatattaaccaTAGATCTTGTTATCCAAAGAAGACCACTGTGGCCATTTTGGTACTTAGAGTATCAGTTGATTGgccttagtttttgttttttttttaattagtattattatttttcatgtgTATTATATATGTTTGTAGcactccttttttaatttattagtgaaagaaagatacagagagagacagaaatagaccagagcactgttcagcacttATGGTtgtcctggggattgaatctggaacctcagagcctcaggcatgaaagtctttttgcatagccattatattatctccataGCCCTGTAGCATTGTTTTTCATGCATGGTTGTATTGCATTAAGGGCTGATTAAATAAATCAATGGACATTTAGATCTCAGGCCTATTGTTTTTATAACATTTATGTAATAAATTtcatttttgttacttttttttttagatatattttgTTATAAGAGAGAATGATTAAGTTGGGGGGCACAAAAGCATTGCTTattagctctggcataaggtggtaccaGGAAGGAACGAACCTGTAGCCTATGGAGCTATAGGTATTTAAGCTGGTATTCAAACAAactaagctatctctctggctttcctttttgttatttcttttgtaTAACTTTCTAGATAGAAATTTTTacctcagagtgtgtgtgtgtattccagaaacttattttaaaaagtttttattgggACCGTGATGGCaaacctggtagagtatacatgttacagtgtgcaaggacccaggttccctggtcttcatctgtagggggaaatctttatgagtgatgaagcaatactacaggtttctctctttctctgtccctctcttcttcttccatttcagtttctctttctgttccatcaaataaaagaaagaaagaaaatacaaaggaaaaaaaatggctattgGAAGCAATagactcatcatgcaggcaccaagccccagtaataaccctggtggaaataaaaggggaaaaaaaaaaaaacagacttaatTGCAATTGCTATGTTTGTGTATTGGTATCTAGCTGAGTAGAGAAAAGTATTTAAAATGGTGGCTGGAGGCAGAATGAAGAGAAGTAGGAGAGTTGGACTATGTTAGAAACTCTCCCAGGGCCAGTGGGGGAGGAAGGCTCCAGAAGAATGTCCTGTCCTGACTCACTTTCCTTCCTTGCAGCGCCGTTTCCTGTTCCCCTTCTTTGACTCAGCCTATCAGGGCTTTGCATCTGGAGACCTGGAGAAAGATGCCTGGGCCATTCGCTATTTTGTGTCTGAAGGATTTGAGCTCTTCTGTGCCCAGTCCTTCTCCAAGAACTTCGGACTCTACAGTGAGTGCTCCCTGAGCTACAACCAACTCTCCCCACCTCACTGGGACCCCTGAGGGCTGGTTCTCATCCCATGTTCCTCTCTTTAGATGAGCGAGTGGGGAACCTGACCGTGGTTGCCAAAGAATCTGACAGCATCCTGCGAGTCCTTTCTCAGCTGGAGAAGATCGTGCGAATCACTTGGTCCAACCCCCCAGCTCAGGGGGCACGGATTGTGGCCTCTACCCTTTCTAATCCCGAACTCTTTAAAGAATGGTAGGTAAGGGGCCTAGAGGGGCCTAGTCTGAAGAGCGAGGGTAGAGAGCAGCCATTGTCCTGATATACTTAACGGACTTTGCCTTTCATGCTGGCAGAGGCAGGCAAAGTTCCTTTCACCTCTTTGACTCTCAGCCCTAAAGTAGGGCTGGCAGCTGCTCGAGTGGAACACATCATGTGTGCGATACACCACACTGGAAACAGGACACACCCCACAAGTAGcaattcctcctcctctcctacaCCCAGGCTTCTGCTTCTTACAGTGAAAGCACAggaaggaattctttttttttttttttcttcaaggttatcactggggcttggtgcctacactatgaatccactgctcctggaggccattttccccattttgttgccgttgttgttgcaactgttattgttgccattgctgctgttgttggataggacagggagaaatcgagagagatggggaagacagagaaggggagagaaagatagacacctggaagacctgcttcactacctgtgaagtgactcccctgtaggtggggagctgggggctcaaactgggatccttacgccttatACTgctccttgtgtttcatgccatgcacacttaaactgctgtgctactgcccagtcccgaAGAAGGAATCTTGACAGAATAGAATAGTCATTCAAGTTCCAGTGACAGATATTTTTACATCATTCTccattctatttacatatattttattttgaaactaaggtttttttttttttgtttttttttttggtgccagaGATGGAACCCAGGGCATCATGCATTCAGTTATTCCAAACAGAATAGTCTTCATATATTTGCTAAGTTTGCTATTGCTGTTTATTTAGGCCAGACAGATATGTTATCTTGTCTTTGTTAGCAGCTCAGTGAAGCTTGAGGTAAAATAGTATGTAGTATTATAGCCAACATACTCAAGGCTGGCACTGAACTCCACCCATCAGTTAAATATAGTCCTTTTTTCATGATTCTTGTCTGTTTTATTTACCCATCCAGTCATCCATATACAGTAATAGGCAGGTTATGgtgttatttttcattttactaaTTGCATGACAGTTTTTAAACCTGCACATTCTCTCCTGTCTGGACTGGCACTAACATCACTCTTCATTCAGGACAAAGAATGTGAAGACAATGGCTGACCGGATTCTGACCATGAGGTCTGAACTCAGGGCGCGATTAGAATCCCTTAAGACCCCTGGAACCTGGAACCACATCACTGAGCAGATtggaatgttcagcttcactggactGAACCGTAAGTCGCCTCCCCACCTGGCCAACATGACCCCCAGTCACTGTTCTTATACTTGGCTTCATAAACTAGTGCCCAAGTGGTCAGCCATGACTGGACCAGGACAAGTTAGGTTTCCCCAATGTGCCCCACCCATCACCTGGACTTCTTGAGTCTCAGAAGGCATTGCTGTGGTCTGCCCTGTTAATCTAAAATGAGGATTTTGATGTTTTTATGGGCTGGGAATGGCTGAGTCCCAGTTGCGATTTGTAGTTTGGAACCTTGATTTGTGAAGTGTCTCAATAAATTCTCAGGTTCCGTTGGACTTTCCTTAGTCCCAAGTATAAATCTTATATATGGTTGCTGAGTgaccttatttaaaaaatatttctttctttttttatctttttaaaaaatatttattcccctttgttgcccttgttgttttattgtagttattgttgttattgatatctttgttgttggatgggacagagagaaatggagagaggaggggaagacagagagggggaagagaaagacagacacctgcagacctgcttcaccgcttgtgaagtgactcccctgcaggtggggagctgggggctcgaaccggtgatCCTTATACTAGTTATTgctctttgtaccacctgtgcttaagctgctgtgctaccaccacccgactcccgtttatctctttatttgataagacagaagaaattgagaggttagtgggatatagggagagagacagagaaacacctgtagccctgcttcaccactagtgaagcttcccccagcagtgTTGGAATAAGGGAGCTGAGAAGTACCAGGCCATAGAGGTCTCAGCAGTTCTTAGCCTGTTGGTTTAAGCACATGTTTATCCAGCACCTGTCGATTATGAGGCCTTGTACAAAGTATTATGAAATTGATATGTCAAGAGAAGGTTCCTGCCTATTGGTCAAGGCTAAGTAAACACAggttaaggaagaaagaaagcgcttcataacttgtttttttttttttttttggtcaatggGATGATTGATCAAATTGgattcttttctttgatagagataaGTATCCTGGTGAATCTAATATGTAAGGTTAGGTTGGGAGGTAAGTGGTCCCTGATTAAAATTTCCATGAAGAAAAAGCATGTTAAACTTTCCTGGCATCAGAATGTTGGCTAATAAGAGTATTTCCCAGAATCTACTTAGCCATATTTTTCTATATGTCAATGGCACAAAATAGCTTCTTTTGTCTGCttctgtgggaattgtgtggaattgtacccctcttatcctatggtcttatcaatatttcctttttataaataaattaaaaaaaatcaatttgaagTTGTTGTGAAGTCTCTtagcttgtatttctttttttttatatatatatttattttatttatttattcccttttgttgcccttgttgtcttattgttgtagttattattgttgttgtcgtcgttgttggataggacagagagaaatggagagaggaggggaagacagaaaggtggagagaaagatagacacctacagacctgcttcaccgcctgtgaagcgactcccctgcaggtggggagccggggttcgaaccgggatccttatgccggtccttgtgctttgcgccacctgcgcttaacccgctgcgctacagcccgactcccagcttgtATTTCTTAAAGGATTCCTGCTATTCTGACTATTACCCTTTTCTGGTTTTCAACAGCCAAGCAAGTTGAATATCTGATCAATGAAAAGCATATCTATCTGCTGCCAAGTGGCCGGATCAACATGTGTGGCTTAACCACCAAAAATTTAGATTACGTGGCCACCTCCATCCATGAAGCTGTCACCaaagtccagtgaagaagcaccCCTGCTCTCAAACCAGCACCACCAAAGTCGTTCCTGCCACATGTGTCCCCTGCCTGCACAAAGCTAGTTGTATACATCATGGATTAGCAACTATTGAAGGACTGGGAAGGCTTCCCTGGGTAGGTGGCCTCTGCTGAAATTGGCCCCACATGAAGAGAACACCCCTTCAAAAGAAATGGGGGCCTGGGATTAGAGGAGTGGTTTTGGATCCCAGAGCAAATCaaggtttttatttaagaagaatAAAAAGGTACTTTAATCATGAGATGTAGATATCTTGGACACTCCCCTCCATCCCTACTAGCAGCTGGAATATTGCTTGATTCCATTCAAAGTCTAACCCCCAAAATCAAGTTGCCTGAAGAGCCAAGTGTCACTGTGGGTGTTGGCTGTATCATTAAAAATTGTGATTTCCAGCCAGAGTGTCTAGCCCTCTCTGTACAGTTGTGTCCCTCACCCTACGCTGTAGCTCTTTAGCTTTAGCACGAGTGATGTAAGGAGGATatttacaacacacacacacacacaccagcatttGTCCTTGGAATGTGTACTGCATTTTGATATTTTCAGGTCCATTCTTTTGTGTTCCATGTCACCAAAACAGACAAGAACAAAATAAAGTGTTAGTCAAGACCTGGGGAACTGATTTCGTGATGCACTAATATGTGGTCACCCACAGTTTGGCATGAATGCTATCAGGGGATTTACTAGTTGGTCAATAAGAATCAAGAATGTATTCTTGCAAGATGCCTCCCTTTAGTGAGTGTGCTTCTGCTGTGTTGCTTTTGTGGGTTTGTCCTTCAGTTATATAAGCTGCCTTCCCATATAACAAGAGTCTGGATTCAGAGAAGGGTTGACATCATGCAGGGTGATCCTAGAACACACCAGTCTTTCCCATTGTagtctattaaaaataattagagCCTCTTTAGATCACATTTTCCAGAACCCCAGGGTctttccaccactcgtgaagcttcccccacctcccctctggtggggaccaagagctggAATCTGATTCCTCACACATGGTAGTTACCATTTTACCAGTTGCACCACAACCCATCCCCTTCAAatgagttttgtagaatttggtaGGGTTGAatcttctttaaaatataaagatcACTACCtagttttgaaatattaaaaagtacCTTTGAAAATACCATCTCAAAAGGATCTGGCCCTTTGAGGACTAGAGTCTTGGGGACTGGTTGGGGTCCTAGAAGTCAGCCCGTTCTAGCTTTTCTTCTCCCCCAGCCCAAGTTGTCCTTTCTGTATCGTCTCTGACTGGACATTTCtgcctggggtgggaggaggggtagTTTTTTCAGTATGTGGTGAGGTATTCCACTCTACTGATGGAGCACACGCATTTCAAAAGATCACTTTGGGACCAGGAGCCAGCTCATCCTGGGGCCTTGGCACCTTACCCAGATGGACACTGTCATCTCCTTACGTGTgccaggggagctccatggagcagctctgtggtgtctcttccttttttctctcatccatggctctcctctctctctttaaaaatcttggggggaggggctgggtggtggcttgcCCAGTAACAcatgttccagtgtgcaaggacctgggttcaagtcccaagtccccgCTTGCAGGGGGAGATCGGGGGAGATcgtcacaaggagtgaagcattgctgctctttctctctccctatctcccctttccctctcattttatgtctctatacaaataaatgaaaaatattaaggggcAGGGGATGGTCTGAAGGCACTTAGAGTTGATATTGTTAAAACCCAAGGCCCCAGTGTTATTCTttggagaaaaaaatctttaccCTGGTTCAGCATTTGATCCTCATCTCGCCTGCTCCTCGGTGCCCCTCCTCCCTTGAAACTATAACTAGTGGCGcttctggttgagtgcaagtATTGGTTGAGTGCTCTAGGACCCGGGTTAGAGGGTTAGAGCCTTCCGTTCCCCACCttaaggggggacacttcacaagtggtggagcagatctgcagatgcctgtctttcactttctctctttctgtcctatcaaataaaaatagaaagaacccctgatggaaaaagaaaaaagaaactgtaagTACTAAGCCTACTGATACTTCTGATAAACTTTCACATACTTGAGTAGTTGTTACTCCTTTTGCTTTTCCCtgtgaaacccctcccccatATCCTTTGTTTTTCCTCACAGGATGTGGTTTCCAGATCTCTTCAGCTGCCCTGCAGAGAgttctgtgtgtgagagagatagtTTGAAATATTAAAATGATTTTGCGGGTCTCCAGGGTGCAATCCTGCCTGACAaagtctttctctcattaagaagTATGtaagttaaggatcccagttcgagccctcagctccctacctgcaggggagtcgcttcacaagcggagaagcaggtctgcaggtgtctatctttctctccccctctctgtcttcccctcctctctccatttcactgtcctGACAATGActatataaataacaacaacaataataactacaacagtaataataaagcaacaaaagggaaaataaatagataaattttaaaaaagaatataagttaaggtagtcaggtggtagtgcagtgggttaagtgcacgtggcacaaagtgaaaggaccagtgttaaggatctcatttcgagctcccggctccccacatgcaggggagtcactttgcaatcagtgaagccggtctgcaggtgtctatctttctctccccctctgtcttcccctcctctctccatttctctctgtcctacccaccaatgatgacatcagtaacaacaacaataaaaactacaacaagggcaacaaaagggaaaacaagtaaatattaaaaaaagaatatattaaattgcTTTCTCTAGGGTAGTAGGACTAGTGAAAAGATAGCTAAAATTCTTCCTTAAACCAAAGTATTCTCACTAAATGCTAAAACGTTTCTATTGCTAAAAATCAAACAACCTAAACCTCAATCTTGATGGAATTTGGGCCTCTTAATTCTATTCTTAGAAAAGGGGTGGGAAGTAATACTGTGGTAAAGTGCAcattttactatgtgcaaggactcgagttcaagccctaagtccccagctccccagctgcagaggggaggtttcatgagaggtgaagcagtctgtagatctctctctctctctctctctctctctatatatatatatatatacacacacacacacacacacacatattccccCTTTGCTCTAAATTTCGGCTGtatcaagtaaaaggaaaaaatttacgATGAAAGGTGGCGAACCAGAGCATGCCTCTGGCATATGgtgtgccaaggattgaacttgggactccatGCCTTAGAGTTCAAAGCTTGGAATTGTAGCTCTTTAGCACCTTTCAAGAAGATTTGCAGAAGTAAGCTAGTGTGGCCAGCACATTGTCTCAGTGATGGACAGTACCTGGGTCTGACCCCAAGACTATGAACTTGGGTACATACCTTGTGTAACACACGGGTCCAACAATggctctttcccctccctccctcccttctctttcttttaccagagtgctgcacAGCTCGAGCtgttggtggtgccagagatgaaACAATCAAACATGGaacctctcacatgcaagtccttaTGCTACTGATGTCCTGTCTGTCTGGTGCCAAGCCTTTCTCACCCCTATCTTAGTGTTTCTGGTCTTCAGGCACACTTCAGCTTCTCATtggaattttattttctatttccccattcatTTCTACAAAATCTTGCCTATCTGGCCATTCAGAGCAGAGCACCAGCACTTTTCTGTTACCTATTAAAGCCTCTCACTTTTTCAGGCAGCTGGGACTCAGGTAAGATAATTATTAGACCTGCATCATCCAACCTGCATCTCAATGAAACCACTTTAGAACTTGGGAGATCCCAGGAGTGAGGAAAATAGCCACTTTCCAggaaaaagcattttttttttatttaaaaattatttacagtTCTCTAAGCTTTCATAAATGCTTTGTTTTAAAAttacttctctattttttttttaacctgaagaAAATCTTGGGATAAAGGGACTACAAAGACGCATGGTGACAGGCTCTGTGGGGACTTTGCAGAGATGTGGTGCAGCAGCAGTGGCCTGAGCCCCGAGGCCTGCAGGGGAATGAAAAGAAGACAAGCCAGGCAGGCACCCCTAGACCAGAGACTGCATGATGGCAATTCTTGCTAGAAGCTCATGTCTTTAGGTCTGAGGCATCTAGCACACAGGCTGACACTTTGCCAATTCCTTCTGGGCAAAGAGCaggtgttgggggtgggtggttgcGGTAGAGTTGTCTACGAGAAGTCATGCACTGCTGAGCCTCAGGCAGAGTCAGGTAGGGGTGTGAAGTCAATGAAAGCCTGCTGGAAGACCTCTCCAGCTGGAAAGTGTTCACATGCTGTGGCCCTCCTGCCTGCAGCAGCTGCTCAAATTTGGTGGGGAAGAAGTGGGGGTGAAGCTTTGTGGGGTAGAGGCTGGACAATACTGTGTCAAAAATTTCAGAGGATTTCCAGTTCTTGGTGGGTACCTGTTTTTCCCCACTGGCTTGACAAAACATTTGAGAAAACCACTTGTTTCTAATAGTCTAATAATCTCAAAGGGCCTAGTATTCACTTTACTCTGCATTGTAGAAGCCTTGGGTTGAATGTTCCACTAAAATAGTGGTTTTCAACACTTTGTAGTTCTATGACCTTTGAAAATCCTATGACAGCACTAGCTCTCTGACAAACAAAAGAACATACACTAGATTCTGACTGTTAGGGGCAGAGACCCTCAAGTCCATCCATCAGTGGACTTCCCCTGGGGTTATAGACTCTAAGTTAAAAACTCCTGAGTTAAAGGTGAGCAGTTTCCTTTGAGATGCAAATTACCCAGGGGaattattaatccccccaattccCATTTGATTATAGGGGCATGGGGATAATGACtttggaggaaggggagggaggcctCGATGGTTGGGAATAATCTGGAGATTCAGCCGGCAGCATTAGATCACTGATTCCACATAAAGAGAATCCAAGGGGTGGGAGATGGACTAGAAGGGAAGATTATTGTCCTGA of Erinaceus europaeus chromosome 14, mEriEur2.1, whole genome shotgun sequence contains these proteins:
- the GOT1 gene encoding aspartate aminotransferase, cytoplasmic, whose product is MSSSSIFAEVPQAQPVLVFKLTADFREDPDPRKVNLGVGAYRTDDCQPWVLPVVRRVEQKLASDNNLNHEYLPILGLSEFRTCASRLALGDDSPALQQKRVGGVQSLGGTGALRIGAEFLARWYNGTNNKNTPVYVSSPTWENHNGVFAAAGFTDIRSYHYWDAAKRGLDLEGFLNDLENAPEFSIFVLHACAHNPTGTDPTPEQWKKIASVMKRRFLFPFFDSAYQGFASGDLEKDAWAIRYFVSEGFELFCAQSFSKNFGLYNERVGNLTVVAKESDSILRVLSQLEKIVRITWSNPPAQGARIVASTLSNPELFKEWTKNVKTMADRILTMRSELRARLESLKTPGTWNHITEQIGMFSFTGLNPKQVEYLINEKHIYLLPSGRINMCGLTTKNLDYVATSIHEAVTKVQ